GCTATCATTGATTAATTTAAATCGGTCCAAATCAAAAAATAGAATAGCAAAACAAGTTCCCTCTCGTGAGGCGACTGCAATAGATTGTTTGATGCGATCATTTAAAAGGACGCGATTGGGCAAATCCGTTAGTGAATCATGCGTAGCCTGGTGTTCTAATTCTTCTTCTAAAAAGGCACGCTCAGTGATATCGCGAAAACTCCACACACGTCCCACAGTCACTTTACTAATGCGGAGGGGTTGGGAATAACATTCGACAATTTTTTCTTCTTTAAATTTAACAACTTGTAACGATGTATCGTCGATGTGTTGATGTAAACGGTTAATTTGTACGGAAAGCTCCTCTGGTTTCCTTAATTTATTAATCATGTATTCGAATAATAAATTTTCATTTTTTTGCTTAATAAGTGTTTTGGGAATTCCCCATATTTTTATAAATTGCTTATTGCAATCAATTAGGTTTCCTTTTAAATCAACCACTAAAATACCATCGGTTGATGACTCAATTGTTGCCCGTAATAATGAGAGGGATTGTTGCAACGACTCTGTACGTTCATCAACAATTTTTTGCAAGGATTCAGTGTATTTTTTTGCCTCTTTTGCCAATAGCCATTTTCGGGTTAATGCACAAGCTAATTGTCGAACTGCCACTTTATCAAAGGGTTTTTTTAATACTAACAAATTATCACTGACACCTAATTTTTGTACTGTTTCTTCCCAGGAGTAGTCTGAGTATGCAGTACAGATAACCACTTGAATATCACTATCAATTTTCCACATCCGTTTAATAGTCTCAAGACCATCCCATCCAGGTGGCATACGAATATCCACAAAGGCAAGTGCATAGGGTTTGCCTGCTTCACAAGCCTTCTTTATCTTTTCAACACCCTCACGGCCTTGTTCAGCGGTATCAATTTTAAATTCTGGCAGCAAACTCTCTTCACTTTCTAAACGGCTATCTTCTCCGAATAATTCTTTATCCAGGTTATCAAAAGCTTTCGATTGCTGATGAGTTGTTGTTAGAACCTTAATAAAGTCCTCGTGGATGGCTGGATTATCATCAATCACCATAATACGAAGCTCTATATCACTCATTGAAAACTCCTTTCTGTTTTGCGTTTTCGCTAGGGAGCGTCAACGTAAAAACAGCACCTTGTCCTATTCCCTGGCTTTCAGCTTTCAATGAACCGCCCATATCTTGGGCTGATAGCGCACAACTGTGTAAACCAAACCCATGTCCATTAGGCTTTGTAGTAAACCCAAATGAAAAAATGCGTTGTAAATTTTCTGGTAAAATCCCTTCGCCATTATCAGTAATCATGATTTGTAATTTTTTATTAGCGGTTTTCACAACAAAATCGATTTGCTTCTTTTTATCGAGTGAATTTTTTGAAATAGCATCTTTTGCATTTTGAATTAAATTAATAAGAATCTGCAGTAATTTTGACTTATCCGCAAATACAAATGCTGAATCGACATATTGTTTACGCAAGGTAATTGCTTTATCTTTATGAGGATTCGATGACATTTGTAAAGCTGTTTCAATCAACTCTGGGATATAAATTTTCTCGGCAATACTGGATACGCCACTAAAGGCTTTTTGCATAGCTACAATGTCTTTTAAATGCTGTATATCCTCATCTAAATTATCAAGTTCTTTTCTGTTTTTCTCATTGGATTTATCAAGAATTTCCCCCAAAGCAATAAGATATTCGGGAATTAATTTGCCTTTTTCGTCTCGAGTTAAATAGTTTCCTATATCCTTTTTATGGTCTTGCAACATGGAAATTATTTTAAATAACTTCTGATAATAGGGTTGGGAAAAACTTTCTTTAATTAAATTTACAGAGACATTGGAACTATTCAGAACATTGCCAATATTATGAAGAATAGAAGTAGCTATTTCTGCCATCCCTGCTCGACGAGCAGTCATTAATAACTTTTGACTCAATTCCTTAATTTCTGCCTCATTTTTTTTGTCTCTATCGATGTCAATAAGAATTCCTGAAAGTTCATTGTCATGCCCCTGACAATCAGCAATTGTTCTATACCATTGATATTGATCCTGTTGATTCTTCAGGCGAAGTTCAAAGGTATAATCGATTCGTTTAGTGAGTGCTTTGTGCACTAACTTTTTTAACTCATCGCGATCTCCTGGATGAACTAATATTAAGAATTCTTTAAACGTTTGAACTGCATTAGGATTTAAATCCAGTAAATGATAGAGCTCTTTTGACCAACTAATGTGGTCAGTATCTGAATCATAGTGCCAATAACATAGACGAGCGATGTGTTGAGCTCGCTCAAGTTTGTCATTGAGCAACATCATCTCGTGTGATGAAAGATTCATAGAGCGCTCAAGTAAATAACGCTCCTGATCAGTTTCCTGGTAGGTCTTGTTGATACGTGAAATAAATTCTTGCCACTGTGCTTCATTCTTCGGTAAGCCATCCACTTCAATTTGAGCGCGATTCAGCTGTCGTAATAATAATTTATGGAGTTCCATGGCGTCGTTTTCTTATCCTTTATGATTCATAAATGGTAGTTAACGTCATTGTTTGATTATGTAATTTACAATCGCCAACGCCAGCAGGAGATAATTCTCCATAAGAATAGAAACCTACCTGCGTTGACTGTTTAGGAAGTGCTTCTAATGTAGATTCTGTTTCCTCTTCGGTTCTCTCACCTAAAAGTAAACGTCTTCCTACGCAACTAATACTCACAACAAGAACTTGTCCTTCAGACTCTGACATTCTCTCACTTGCCAACTCACCTGCCTCATTCGCACTGGTTATTAGCCTGTCAAAATTTGCATGCATTAATTGCGCATAATGACCAGTTGGCATATCACCTGCAAAAATAAGTGCTTGCTTATCTTCATCTACGCCCAAAATGGTACGCACTAGCCGAATAGATTCTGCAGAAGTAGTATCCTGAATAGCCAAGGGATAAAGCAATCCCGATGCGGGTAACTCTGCAGCTCTGTCTCCCAAATATTCCTTATAGAGGCTCAATGCTGGTCTATTGTCTAATTCATAAAGAATATTTCTTTCAGAACGTGTTATCCTTCTTGCAGGTCCAAAAATATCCCATCCTCCTTTTGAAGCATGCCCTACATGAATGTGCTCACCATACAACCCTATAGCCACAATATAATTGTGAAGAATTTCTCCATTAAAAATGGTCCACGTTTTTTTAAAATGACTGCTGTCAGCCGCTAAACCGCCAGTAATTAGAGGTCTAACACCATTGATTGGTATATTAAGGCCATTGACCAATTCAGAACCATTGACATTCAATCCCTCTGATAATACAAAAATACTTTTTAAATCAGGCGATTGTAATTGGCGGCTAATTGATTCACCCGCAGCGAAGGACTCTTCGATTGTATTTACCTGCGCTTTCGCAGTTTTGATAGTTGTCTTGTCGAATTTAATTACAGCAACAGAAAGACTTCTATCGTAAATATGAGGGCCAAAAATTTCTCCCGCACTTGAACACCCAATAATTTTCGATTTTGTATAATATTCACTCAATTGGCGAATTGGTTCCTGTAAATGCAAAAACTCTGGTGCGGCAAAAACAAGAATCATTGTTTGTTCTGAATCCATCTCTGGAAAGGAATCTAAGGTCCAACCTTTCTCTTCCAGGTATTGAAATGCCTTGAGTTCCATTGAGCTATCCTCTTGCTTTTCTCTTTTAAATATAGCTTTTAAATTTTATTTTTGTTGTAGATAGAGTTTTTGGTTGGAAAAAAGCGAGCATTTGTTAACGTGAATTTAATTTAACTTAACATCTTTATTACAATTCAAACATCTCCTCTTAACAAGTCCTTAAGCTTTATCAGTTATTCTACTACTCATAGTGAGAATTTTTTAATCAGCTCCAGGATGGTTTACTAGGTTAGGAATTATTTGATTAGAATTCCTTTGAGAGAGAATGTTATGACTATTCATGTATTTGTTGGTGTTGGCCCCGCGAATCTTCATCGTGCTATTAAAATTAGAAAACTTGACCCCAAAGCAGAATTGATTTTTATCGATAAGCGTCTACAACCTGGATCGGAAGAACAAATCGATAGAAAACACGCTCGCGCCAATATTTTCCGTTTTGAAAATAAATATGTCACCGACAAATTAATCGATGATAACGTTAATTTAAAGGGCTTAATTCACCAACGAAAATTCGATGTTGCAAAGGCATTCCAATTTGGGGATGATAACGTTTTTTCCTCAGAAGATTTTACCCAAATCCAAATACGAGACTTACAACTTGCATTTTTTAAGACTTTATTTGCTGCGGAGAAAACACCAATCCTGATTAATACCAATATAGAAAGCTCTACCCACAAAAAAATAGCACAAGATGTTACAGAAATAGTAGAAAAAGTACTTCGCAAAAAACTCTCTCCCGATGAAGAGGTAAAGATTCATATAGCAAGCGGTGCTTTGATGGATAACCCCGAAAAACATGAGATTGTTTATCCAGAAAAAACCACTCATTACATGCCTGAAGCAACAGATGACGTTAAAAGTATGACCGTCACTCCCCTTCATGGCACCACCACCTATTTTATCAAAGACCCAGCAACCGGTGAGAACAAAGTAACCTGCGATGAGCTACGTGATAATCAATGCTCCCTGGATACGACTCCTTGGCAAGAGCCATTGAAAAAATTTGGCTGGAATCTCGTTCGCCCACCCCGTATTCGCGTATTTTACGCCAATGATATCCTATACATTGGCTCAGAAATACCAGTGTCTATGAGCGAAACGGCGATGCCTGATAAAAAAGCTTTTGAACAAGCTGTAGCTGATTACAACAGGACAATAGCCACTTTAGTTTTTCCTAAAATTGCGAGTACTATTAAAAATTTGCCAGTTAATGAACATTTGCGTACACGCTTTGCTACTCCCCGAGGAGAGCGAGGTGATGTCATTCACACCATTCCTACGACTGAGGATACCCCGGGAATCACTATCTTTCATCATGGTGATGCTCGCTACCTCCCTCATTATCAAACTGGTAGTGGCTTTGTGACAGCCTTTTTGCAAAACGAACTCTATGCAGAAATTTATGGGTGCCAAACCTTCACAGAACTAGCGGATTTTATCACTAGACATACTGGTGAAGGTGTCGATGAGACAACAATAAAAAGCAAGTATCTTCAATTAGTAGACCCGCAAAATAATAAACTATCTCCTGAAGCACGTGAAAAGGCTGCTTTTGAAGCATGTCAGAAAGAGCTATTCATGGCATTTTCCCGAGATATTATCGAAGAAAACAAAGCCAAAGTAGGTCGCTATTTAAATGCACTTCATCGTCAGGAACTTAAAGCATTTGCCGAAGATGAAATGGTGTTTGACCGAATACTGCAAGCATACTCCAATCACACAGGTATTCAGTTTGGCGAGGAGGATTTTAATACATCAACCCAACGGATGCTTGCGGTTATTGAGCTCTTAAAGACTAACAATATTGGCTTCTTACGAGAAATATTGCCGCAATTACTTAACAAAGATTTTACTCGGGTAGACAATAAACAACTATTATACATTCGCGACATGCATGTCATTGACTATGAAAATAATTTACCTAGAGATGAGAGTAACACGCTTTCAGATGAAATAACTACAGAGCAACGACAAGTCAGAGCCATTATTAGTCGAACAACAACAGACAAATTAATACAAGATTTGTTCCAAAAACAGACTTTTCCTATGGATGTATCAGTAGAACCCAAAGATCTTGGCAGTATAAATAAAGACCCCCTCCATCATTTGTTGGATACAATTGTCAACACCAATGATAGCCTTGGTGTGGCAGGGAATCTGAAACACTTTATTAGTCTAGATGATAAACAATTAGTCACCGCAATTACCAGAGTCGCGGATGAGTTTAACAAGAGACCTGATTTGCATCGCCGCGCTGCCGTTCCCGTGTTTTTTACAGGTAAGCATAGTGCGACAATCCATGAGTTTGTTCGTCAACTTAGAGAAATTGCTACTGAGAATAGCCAGAATCCAGATTTAATGCGTATTAAAACAGTTGATTCTGTGCTCGAATTCCAAAAGAAATTGCAAGATGGTCACTCTCGCAGAACACTTGCGGCTTTAAAAGAAATTTCTAATGAGGTTTTTACTCTGGCAAACTCTCAGCATTTTGAAATGTCTCCCTCTCAGTAAAAGTGATGGGGAAATACTGTCCCCTTACTACTCTAATCTGCAATTAGCTTTTGATCTAATTCCGACCCAATTAGCTATTAGTTGGGTAATTAGATTTTTTTTTGCTTGATTTCTTAGACCATTTGTGATTATTAATAATCTATAAGGAAATATAATGCACAGAAGGAGCTGCCAATGTCCCACATCGATCAAAAAATTGATTCTGAAAAGAAGAAGACAGAAGTAGAGCTGGAAACCTTATCTACTCCTCAAGATGAGCTCGCGAAAATTGCGCTTACTCAACAACAACTGGGACAAATCAAGCAAAGTCTGGGAACAATTATCGATACAATGCAACAAAATGATAGTTTAATTTCCCGCGCCGCAAATTTTTGGGGCAACCTCCCACTCTGGCAAAAAATTGTAGGCGGAATTGTCCTGACAGTCCCCACCTTAGCTGCTGGTGTAGCGGCACATATCGGCATTTTATTAGCCATTAGTGGAGTAACCGTGGTTGCCTATACAGCAAGTGGCATTGTCCTGGATGATCATCACAGTTGTAATAAAAATATTGCAGATAGATTAAAAGAGGGTATTTTTTGTTTGGCAGACGTCCTCGAAATAACTATCGCAGCTCTCGACAAAATTCGGGAAAATTTAGCGAAAGAAATCGATCGCTTTCGCTCAGAAAATGACAGACTCACCAAATCGATTGATACCTTTAATGCACAAATGGACTGTCTCACTAATCAAGTTGAAGTATTAACTGCTACAGCCGAGTTGTTAAAGAAACAGAAAGAGGACTTGGAACAAACTACAGAAACATTGCAGAAAACAGTCCAGGATAACGACAATTTACTGCGTGCCAATCATGACGAATTAACTCAATTAAAAAAAGACTATGAAAAAAATAAAATTCACTTATCCGAAAAAGTGGGAGAGTTAGCGCAAGTGCGCTCATCTTTAGGTCTTGAAGTGCAAAAAGCAAAAAAAATTGCTGCTGCTTTACAAGGGACTGTGCAAACTTTATCTGAAACCGTGATTGCTGATGGAGACCAACGCCTCGTTTTTCAACAACGTTTGGACAAATTTTTAAGCGATGAAAAAATGAGTTTCGCCAGTATAGCGGATAGGATTTGTAAAGCTGAGCGAGAACTGGCTGAAGTAAAAGAGGAATTGAAACATAGCAATGAACGCTATGAGCAATTACTTCAACGTCAGGAGTTACAAGTTGAGCGTCTGGAAAAACTTGACATTAAGGCTGTACCTACTCCTAATGCAGCAAAACAGGTTTCTGTGAGCCAATTAGGATTTTATGCAGCAAAACAATCCATACCAGAAATATCACATACCGTGTCTCCAGCTTGTTAATGAGTTAGGATAAGAAATATGGCGACTCTTTATACCATTGGTCACTCCAATCGCAAGCTTCAGGAATTCCTGGACCTTCTGGTTTTGTATAAAATTGGCCAGCTGATTGATGTACGGACCATTCCAAAGTCGCGTCATGTCCCCTGGTCTAATAAAGAAGCCCTTTCTATTGCTTTAAAAAAATTAAATATCAAGTACCTGCATATGCCCGCATTAGGAGGCATACGCGCGCCTCATGAGGATTCTATTAATCTTGGATGGCACAATTTGAGCTTTCGAGCCTATGCAGATTATATGTAAACAAAGGAATTTTTTTCCGCTTTAAAGTCCTTAAATGATATGCTTCAGACCAGCCGACGTCTCGTAATTATGTGTGCTGAAGCGATTCCCTGGCGTTGTCATCGCTCATTAATTGCAGATGCTGAGAGTATTCGACAAGTTCGCGTTTTTCATATTGTGACTGCTACGAAACTCGAAAAACATCATCTAACCTCTTTTGCTGTGATCAATAAGAATACACGCCCTATGAAAATCTATTATCCTAATGATGTTGCAAAAATCACTCCTTAGAAATGACGGTATTGAGCTTATTCACTTACACTGCCCTTCATAAAATTAATTCATTTTCTTAAGAAATGATCCACAAATATACTTTTTAACTATCTGACAACAAAGGGGGCATTGCCCATCCACTAGAGGTGACCGGAAGCCCATCGAGGTTAAATGACCAACTTACAGGGGACTTAGCCTCAAGCCTAAAGAGGCATAGGACTAGTTTGGTCATATCTAATACTAGGGATTATCCTTACTTTAGTGTATTATTACTGCCTGCTATTCAATAAATTTTAAAAAAATGTTTTATAAAATTTTTGGCTTTTTTGCCTCTTTTTTCATTATCGTCAATGCTCATGCTATTTGTGTGCACAATGAAACCGAATTCCAACTCTATTATGAAATAAACAATCAAAATACACATTGCCCAATCCCTAAAGTTAAGTTTCATAGTGGTGTGTTACAACCTAACCAAAAGACGTGTCATGCACACTCCCAGGCTGAAGGCGATGATTGGAGAATTTATCGCTTTGATTTAATTAAAGTCTACAAAATTAACAGCCAGGGTGAGAAAGAACCTGCTTGCACTAAAACTGTAGATGGCATTCTTAATACATTAAATGTCAGCTACCACCCTTGGTCAAATACTTGGTGGTGTTTGGATAGAAATGACGATACCGATTAATTCGGCGACCATCTCTAAAGATCCTCCCCTTTTAACCGCGTACCTTGCGCGCGGTTAGCTGATAATTTCCCAATTAATATTTATTTAATACTTTTTTAGTACAATAGAGTTCCTAACAACACTAGTTAGCAAATTATCAATTAGAGATACAGCCGATGAGCAATACAGATAATCGACGGGTTCGTGAAGACTATTGGTACACCTCTGCTCAAATTGTAGAAGTTGGACAAGCGTGGGCCCAGGAAAATCCAGACAGAATTTTTTTATATTCTGGAAGAGAAATAGCTAATCGCACCGCTTTAGAGACTCTTAATGTTCCTGAGTGGGATAAACTACCTAAAAAAATCCTATTACCCTTAAATAAAGGAAGGAATCATTGGACAGCCATTGCTGTTACTCTAAATGCAGAGAATGATCAAACAATAAATATTAATATCTCCTTTACAGATTCTCTTAGCTCCGATACAGAGATAAAAAATCTTGACATACGTGTTAAAAATGAAATTGAGAGAATTGAAGCTATCTTTCGCGAAAAATATCGCTCGAAAACGTTAAATATGGTCTCATCAATTTATCAATATGCCTGGCGGCAACCCGATGGTTCTTCTTGTGGTCCTTACTCGCTTGCTAATGGTGTACGTTGTTTAGATGGAAAGGGAAACGAACCCAACCCAGGAAGAGAAAGCATTAGAAAACAGCAACTTAATGTGATGACACAACGGACAACCATTGCTGGGTGTTCGACCAACAACGCAGTAGATGAAATATTATTGGACTGGATTATTCATCAAACTGAAAACGGAAAATCGATAAAAGTAACCATCCCTGAAGATGTTGAAAAGATCTGCAGTTTTTATGCGGAAAAGCATCAAAAAAACATACTTGAAGTTGATAACATTTTTCATAATGAGTACTGCCCAGGGACTGAGAAGCCTTGGTTTCGTCCTCACCTTGTTAACGCCCGAGTCCGAGAATTAATTGGGCAGTTTGGAATTAAACCACTGGACACTGCGTCCCTTTCAGCGTCCACAAAGAGCAAAACAAAAGTTATAAAATATCAAGATGATTATTCAGATATAAGTATAAAAAAACTGATACAAATTCTCGAAACCAATACCCATGTACATGCAGAAGCTTCATTAATTGGAAAA
The nucleotide sequence above comes from Legionella hackeliae. Encoded proteins:
- a CDS encoding sensor histidine kinase; this translates as MELHKLLLRQLNRAQIEVDGLPKNEAQWQEFISRINKTYQETDQERYLLERSMNLSSHEMMLLNDKLERAQHIARLCYWHYDSDTDHISWSKELYHLLDLNPNAVQTFKEFLILVHPGDRDELKKLVHKALTKRIDYTFELRLKNQQDQYQWYRTIADCQGHDNELSGILIDIDRDKKNEAEIKELSQKLLMTARRAGMAEIATSILHNIGNVLNSSNVSVNLIKESFSQPYYQKLFKIISMLQDHKKDIGNYLTRDEKGKLIPEYLIALGEILDKSNEKNRKELDNLDEDIQHLKDIVAMQKAFSGVSSIAEKIYIPELIETALQMSSNPHKDKAITLRKQYVDSAFVFADKSKLLQILINLIQNAKDAISKNSLDKKKQIDFVVKTANKKLQIMITDNGEGILPENLQRIFSFGFTTKPNGHGFGLHSCALSAQDMGGSLKAESQGIGQGAVFTLTLPSENAKQKGVFNE
- a CDS encoding FIST signal transduction protein — encoded protein: MELKAFQYLEEKGWTLDSFPEMDSEQTMILVFAAPEFLHLQEPIRQLSEYYTKSKIIGCSSAGEIFGPHIYDRSLSVAVIKFDKTTIKTAKAQVNTIEESFAAGESISRQLQSPDLKSIFVLSEGLNVNGSELVNGLNIPINGVRPLITGGLAADSSHFKKTWTIFNGEILHNYIVAIGLYGEHIHVGHASKGGWDIFGPARRITRSERNILYELDNRPALSLYKEYLGDRAAELPASGLLYPLAIQDTTSAESIRLVRTILGVDEDKQALIFAGDMPTGHYAQLMHANFDRLITSANEAGELASERMSESEGQVLVVSISCVGRRLLLGERTEEETESTLEALPKQSTQVGFYSYGELSPAGVGDCKLHNQTMTLTTIYES
- a CDS encoding LegC2/C7 family Dot/Icm T4SS effector; the encoded protein is MSHIDQKIDSEKKKTEVELETLSTPQDELAKIALTQQQLGQIKQSLGTIIDTMQQNDSLISRAANFWGNLPLWQKIVGGIVLTVPTLAAGVAAHIGILLAISGVTVVAYTASGIVLDDHHSCNKNIADRLKEGIFCLADVLEITIAALDKIRENLAKEIDRFRSENDRLTKSIDTFNAQMDCLTNQVEVLTATAELLKKQKEDLEQTTETLQKTVQDNDNLLRANHDELTQLKKDYEKNKIHLSEKVGELAQVRSSLGLEVQKAKKIAAALQGTVQTLSETVIADGDQRLVFQQRLDKFLSDEKMSFASIADRICKAERELAEVKEELKHSNERYEQLLQRQELQVERLEKLDIKAVPTPNAAKQVSVSQLGFYAAKQSIPEISHTVSPAC
- a CDS encoding Ulp1 family isopeptidase, with the protein product MSNTDNRRVREDYWYTSAQIVEVGQAWAQENPDRIFLYSGREIANRTALETLNVPEWDKLPKKILLPLNKGRNHWTAIAVTLNAENDQTININISFTDSLSSDTEIKNLDIRVKNEIERIEAIFREKYRSKTLNMVSSIYQYAWRQPDGSSCGPYSLANGVRCLDGKGNEPNPGRESIRKQQLNVMTQRTTIAGCSTNNAVDEILLDWIIHQTENGKSIKVTIPEDVEKICSFYAEKHQKNILEVDNIFHNEYCPGTEKPWFRPHLVNARVRELIGQFGIKPLDTASLSASTKSKTKVIKYQDDYSDISIKKLIQILETNTHVHAEASLIGKENISKEIDGIRLILAACTKNEILAFELMEQITLSMYKGNHKEAEEIVKHAITDKSSDKLEICLRLISNIIGARQFSKTNDEKFIYLASTYKNLAETMKKIQQVELVNVYGPKEMLQAYLQLLQGAIERNNASIIRQISFAINDFCSMLFELITVGLWKSDITRIERIGKILQDDQGNLSSDELRKEQTAVKSILYMHLSLEEGYKENAQLQSMKSN